One segment of Micromonospora parathelypteridis DNA contains the following:
- a CDS encoding MFS transporter: MSPEVRTHVNMKPYRRALALPGLRSLLLVAVLARIPLTATGVTLTFHVVLDLDRGYGAAGLVGAASTVGAAIGGPLLGRLVDRRGLRPVLVLTGIAEAIFWSTAPSLPYALLLPAAFVAGSLALPIFSVVRQSIAALVPEDQRRPAYALDSMSVELSFMIGPALAVALVTAISAQTTMYLVGGGIVAAGIALWLVNPPIRGAADPTGPQRQVPRREWLSPRLLAVLALSAAATLVLGGTDVAVVAVLRASGEVGWTGAVLAIWAVASLAGGFAYGAVHRSFSPLALTAALALCTIPVGLGGAHWWLLCLALIPAGALCAPTIAASSDAVSRLVPAEVRGEAMGLHGSAVTVGIAIGAPLAGAVIDASAPLWGFVVTGALGAVVTLVVLPIELRRRRNAATATAALPPPVEADLTPAAR, translated from the coding sequence ATGTCGCCGGAGGTACGGACCCACGTGAACATGAAGCCTTACCGGCGGGCGCTCGCCCTGCCCGGCCTGCGGTCGCTGCTGTTGGTCGCCGTCCTCGCCCGCATCCCGCTCACCGCGACCGGGGTGACGCTGACCTTCCACGTGGTTCTCGACCTCGATCGAGGCTACGGGGCCGCGGGCCTGGTCGGCGCGGCCAGCACCGTGGGCGCGGCGATCGGCGGGCCGCTGCTCGGCCGCCTGGTGGACCGGCGTGGCCTACGCCCTGTCCTGGTGCTCACCGGCATCGCCGAGGCGATCTTCTGGTCCACCGCTCCCTCGCTGCCGTACGCCCTGCTGCTGCCGGCCGCCTTCGTGGCCGGCTCTCTGGCCCTGCCCATCTTCTCCGTGGTCCGTCAGTCGATCGCGGCGCTGGTTCCGGAGGACCAACGCCGCCCGGCGTACGCACTGGACTCGATGTCGGTGGAGCTGTCCTTCATGATCGGCCCGGCGTTGGCAGTGGCCCTGGTCACCGCGATCTCCGCGCAGACCACCATGTACCTGGTCGGCGGCGGCATCGTCGCTGCCGGGATCGCGTTGTGGCTGGTCAACCCGCCGATCCGCGGTGCCGCCGATCCCACCGGCCCACAGCGTCAGGTGCCTCGCCGGGAGTGGCTGAGCCCTCGACTGCTCGCCGTGCTGGCGCTCAGCGCCGCAGCGACCCTGGTGCTCGGCGGCACCGACGTAGCGGTGGTCGCCGTGCTGCGGGCCAGTGGCGAGGTCGGTTGGACCGGCGCGGTGCTGGCCATCTGGGCGGTCGCCTCGCTGGCCGGCGGGTTCGCCTACGGGGCCGTCCACCGCTCGTTCTCCCCGCTTGCGCTGACCGCTGCGCTCGCCCTCTGCACCATCCCGGTCGGGTTGGGCGGCGCGCACTGGTGGCTGCTGTGCCTGGCGCTGATCCCGGCCGGCGCGCTCTGCGCGCCGACCATCGCGGCCTCCTCCGACGCGGTCAGCCGCCTGGTTCCGGCCGAGGTACGCGGTGAGGCGATGGGCCTGCACGGTTCGGCGGTCACCGTCGGCATCGCGATCGGCGCACCGCTCGCCGGCGCGGTGATCGACGCGAGCGCGCCGCTCTGGGGCTTCGTGGTCACCGGCGCGCTCGGCGCGGTGGTCACCCTCGTGGTGCTCCCGATCGAGCTGCGCCGCCGCCGTAACGCAGCAACGGCAACAGCGGCCCTGCCCCCGCCCGTCGAGGCGGATCTCACCCCCGCTGCCCGCTGA
- a CDS encoding FAD-dependent monooxygenase, translated as MGGSPLRILVVGAGIAGLAVARALRLAGFRPDVTDKLPPGESTETGLYLPGNAARALHQLGLHDPVRPLGQVIHRQHFFDSTGAPLCEVDLDTLWAGVGECRALPRADLHRVLLSGAGGAVRHGAEVRTLELLPRAVGVTFTDGTTTEYDLVIGADGPRSSVRALAALGGPPRPVGQVVYRAVLRDGPPVTEWTALLGRRSGFLMVPIGAGRLHLYADEAGTEAPTDPLTRLRELFADYRGPVPEVLAALDGVHVGITDEVELGRWYRGRVLLVGDAAHATAPTLSQGAAMALEDAVVLAESLRAASSVEAALVAYESRRRPRTRWVRDRTRDRNRTRDVPPALRDPLLRGRGGRIFGEHYRLLLGPL; from the coding sequence ATGGGTGGCTCCCCCCTGCGCATCCTCGTCGTCGGCGCGGGCATCGCCGGCCTGGCCGTGGCCCGGGCGCTGCGCCTGGCGGGCTTCCGGCCGGACGTCACGGACAAGCTGCCACCGGGGGAGTCCACCGAAACCGGCCTCTACCTGCCCGGCAACGCCGCCCGGGCGCTGCACCAGCTCGGTCTGCACGACCCGGTCCGCCCACTCGGGCAGGTGATCCATCGGCAGCACTTCTTCGACTCCACCGGCGCGCCACTCTGCGAGGTGGACCTCGACACCCTCTGGGCCGGCGTCGGCGAATGCCGGGCGCTGCCCCGAGCCGACCTGCACCGGGTGCTGCTCAGCGGCGCCGGCGGCGCCGTCCGGCACGGCGCCGAGGTCCGCACCCTGGAGCTGCTGCCGCGCGCGGTCGGGGTCACCTTCACCGACGGCACCACCACCGAGTACGACCTGGTCATCGGCGCCGACGGCCCGCGCTCCTCGGTCCGCGCCCTGGCCGCGCTCGGCGGGCCGCCCCGCCCGGTCGGTCAGGTGGTCTACCGGGCCGTGCTGCGCGACGGCCCACCGGTCACCGAGTGGACCGCCCTGCTCGGCAGGCGCTCCGGGTTCCTGATGGTGCCGATCGGCGCCGGGCGGCTGCACCTCTACGCCGACGAGGCCGGCACCGAGGCGCCCACCGACCCGCTGACCCGGCTGCGCGAACTCTTCGCCGACTACCGCGGCCCGGTGCCCGAGGTGCTGGCGGCACTCGACGGGGTGCACGTCGGGATCACCGACGAGGTGGAGTTGGGCCGCTGGTACCGGGGCAGGGTGCTGCTGGTCGGCGACGCTGCGCACGCCACCGCGCCCACGCTGTCCCAGGGTGCGGCGATGGCACTGGAGGACGCCGTGGTGCTGGCGGAATCGCTGCGGGCCGCCAGCAGTGTGGAGGCGGCTCTGGTGGCGTACGAGAGTCGTCGCCGTCCGCGTACCCGATGGGTGCGGGACCGGACCCGGGACCGCAACCGGACCAGGGACGTGCCGCCGGCGCTGCGCGACCCGCTGCTGCGCGGACGCGGCGGCCGGATCTTCGGGGAGCACTACCGGCTCCTGCTCGGCCCGCTGTAG
- the clpS gene encoding ATP-dependent Clp protease adapter ClpS, whose product MAAPQVAPVETPDTDEVPAADRQWVTIVWDDPVNLMTYVTWVFQKLFGYSRERAEQLMLDVHHKGRAVVSTGARERMEHDASQLHAYGLWATVDRS is encoded by the coding sequence ATGGCGGCTCCACAGGTTGCACCGGTCGAGACGCCGGACACTGACGAGGTGCCGGCGGCTGACCGGCAATGGGTGACGATCGTGTGGGACGACCCGGTCAATCTGATGACGTACGTGACCTGGGTCTTTCAGAAGCTTTTCGGCTACAGCCGGGAGAGGGCCGAGCAGCTGATGCTGGACGTGCACCACAAGGGCCGTGCCGTGGTCTCCACCGGTGCCCGAGAGCGGATGGAGCACGACGCGTCGCAGCTGCACGCGTACGGGCTGTGGGCGACGGTGGACCGCTCATGA
- a CDS encoding GH12 family glycosyl hydrolase domain-containing protein, with translation MKRPLRALVAAGLLLSGSLVAVALGGNASADTQICEQYGSTVIQGRYVVQNNRWGTTAQQCINVTSTGFEITTLNGSSPTNGAPTAYPSVFFGCHYTNCSPGTNLPIQVSQISSATSSISYRYVSGATYNASYDIWLDPSPKRDGVNQMEIMIWLNRQGPIQPIGSVVGSTTLAGRTWEVWRGNNGGNNVISYVAPSAITSLNFSVLDFINDVRNRGAITNSWYLTSVQAGFEPWQGGVGLAVTSFSAAVNGGGTPPTTAPPTTAPPTTPPPTTPPPGGAGCAVKYTANSWNNGFTADVQITNTGSSAINGWTLTYSLPSGQQVTNAWNATVSQSGSTVTARNVGHNGSVAPGGTASFGYQGTLSGSYSSPTSFSLNGASCSRN, from the coding sequence ATGAAACGTCCACTTCGGGCCTTGGTCGCCGCCGGCCTGCTGCTCAGCGGCTCGCTCGTCGCCGTGGCCCTCGGCGGCAACGCCTCCGCCGACACCCAGATCTGCGAACAGTACGGCTCGACAGTCATCCAGGGCCGCTACGTGGTGCAGAACAACCGCTGGGGCACCACCGCCCAGCAGTGCATCAACGTCACCAGCACCGGCTTCGAGATCACCACCCTGAACGGCAGCAGCCCGACCAACGGCGCACCGACGGCGTACCCCTCGGTGTTCTTCGGTTGTCACTACACCAACTGCTCCCCCGGCACGAACCTGCCGATCCAGGTGTCCCAGATCAGCAGCGCCACCAGCAGCATCTCCTACCGCTACGTGAGTGGCGCCACCTACAACGCGTCGTACGACATCTGGCTGGACCCGTCACCCAAGCGAGACGGGGTGAACCAGATGGAGATCATGATCTGGCTCAACCGGCAGGGCCCGATCCAGCCCATCGGCTCGGTGGTCGGCTCGACGACCCTGGCCGGCCGGACCTGGGAGGTGTGGCGGGGCAACAACGGCGGGAACAACGTCATCTCCTACGTCGCGCCGTCGGCGATCACCAGCCTGAACTTCAGCGTGCTGGACTTCATCAACGACGTCCGCAACCGGGGCGCGATCACCAACTCCTGGTACCTGACCAGCGTCCAGGCCGGCTTCGAGCCCTGGCAGGGTGGCGTCGGCCTCGCGGTGACCTCGTTCTCGGCCGCGGTGAACGGCGGCGGTACGCCGCCCACCACCGCGCCGCCGACGACCGCGCCCCCGACCACCCCGCCGCCGACCACGCCGCCGCCGGGTGGCGCGGGCTGCGCGGTGAAGTACACGGCGAACTCCTGGAACAACGGCTTCACCGCCGACGTGCAGATCACCAACACCGGGTCCAGCGCGATCAACGGCTGGACGCTTACCTACAGCCTGCCCAGCGGGCAGCAGGTCACCAACGCCTGGAACGCCACGGTGAGCCAGAGCGGATCCACGGTGACCGCTCGGAATGTCGGCCACAACGGGTCCGTCGCACCCGGCGGCACGGCGAGCTTCGGGTATCAGGGCACCCTGAGCGGGTCGTACTCGTCCCCGACCAGCTTCTCGCTCAACGGGGCTAGCTGCTCAAGGAACTGA
- a CDS encoding DUF2017 domain-containing protein, whose product MSMFRRQAGRYVATFAVDEVRVLRKVASEVVGLLTDGFDHTDPVVGRLFPAVYPKDAPGTAEFRRYTEGDLKTAKIDQAGAILAALPDDAGGEVRLDAEAAEAWLRALNDARLAMGVRLEIKDGTDLGEELDDAVAEDPASSRVFQLSVYAYLGYLQESLLNALID is encoded by the coding sequence ATGAGCATGTTCCGCCGTCAGGCCGGCCGATACGTCGCCACCTTCGCCGTCGACGAGGTGCGGGTGTTGCGCAAGGTCGCCTCCGAGGTGGTCGGCCTGCTCACCGACGGCTTCGACCACACCGACCCGGTCGTCGGTCGGCTCTTCCCGGCGGTCTACCCGAAGGACGCGCCCGGCACCGCCGAGTTCCGCCGCTACACCGAGGGCGACCTGAAGACCGCGAAGATCGATCAGGCGGGAGCGATCCTGGCCGCGCTGCCCGACGACGCCGGCGGTGAGGTGCGGCTGGACGCCGAGGCGGCCGAGGCGTGGTTGCGGGCGCTGAACGACGCCCGGCTCGCGATGGGCGTCCGCCTGGAGATCAAGGACGGCACGGATCTGGGCGAGGAACTGGACGACGCGGTCGCCGAGGACCCGGCCTCCAGTCGGGTATTCCAGCTTTCGGTCTACGCGTACCTCGGGTATCTACAGGAGTCGCTGCTCAACGCCTTGATCGACTAG
- a CDS encoding LuxR C-terminal-related transcriptional regulator produces MSRWKFVGRTDELNRLLAAVTGEAGRGLFFSGSAGIGKSRLLREGVSALPTERFAIWSIAASATTAALPFGGLVQVLPAEQPQGLSPAGILRWALNVLQQQAAGRRIVLAIDDAHLLDPPSAALVHLVARAENATVVGTLRDGEQIPLPIRALWTDDLVEHVELTPMPHAETAGLLAAILGGPVDAGSADRLGKLSAGNPLLLRELVHAANGSAELKRTYGIWKWTGRLELAPNLTDLIDTRVGKLTDGVRAVVELVAFGEPLGLHLLNKAADPADVETAEERGLISVVQHDRRTNVRLAHPLYGEVMRRRCPVSRTRRLQAHLAELLEQVGKRRRDDLLRVAVWRLDSGTAQDPALLVDAAVQAFTRYDVPLATRLARAALNADGGSDAAELLATILMFADRPDEAIEVLDAVTPDPGDERRFCRWLTVRGMVSYWGLSRQSTVEEIASRVEQLSDSADRSRVHAFEAIMRLHRLDTTTAVRLSQRVLDRPAAGVAARELARCTIAYVQAAQGQLTRSGTAIAQVHSAVANWRTDMPYLQLALELARGTRLMLTGDLAGIDAIVADEFADLAGAGDFRLGTGYLAILQAYASRLRGQSDASMRTSLGACAVLATSRVYAGLAQAERAQSAALRGDAAQATAAMAEADRTHAPGMAVLYPWLEQARGATLAASGDLPGAVKHLSDLVDRLRSDGFAGHEVHVLHDLVRLDQAGMPVGPTCSDGGRRTVAQRLAELSERVDGVLPPLLARHARAAVTDSAADLLAVADDYAALELTVYAAEATSQAAQRLRQQHSPAANDARERLAALLGRCDVIRTPALHAGAPVLTEREWQVARLAAHGAPSRAIAERLYLSARTVENHLQRIYAKLGVTGRAELWAALRAIPGHDGGDAD; encoded by the coding sequence ATGAGTCGATGGAAGTTCGTCGGCAGGACCGACGAGCTCAACCGCCTGCTGGCGGCGGTGACCGGCGAGGCTGGCCGTGGGCTCTTCTTCAGCGGCAGCGCGGGCATCGGCAAGAGCCGGCTGCTGCGCGAAGGCGTGAGCGCGTTGCCCACCGAACGGTTCGCGATCTGGTCCATCGCGGCCAGCGCCACCACCGCGGCGCTGCCGTTCGGCGGGCTGGTGCAGGTCCTCCCCGCCGAGCAGCCCCAGGGCCTCTCCCCCGCCGGGATCCTGCGCTGGGCGCTCAACGTGCTGCAACAGCAGGCGGCCGGCCGACGGATCGTGCTCGCGATCGACGACGCCCACCTGCTCGATCCGCCCTCCGCTGCCCTGGTGCACCTGGTCGCCCGCGCCGAGAACGCCACCGTGGTCGGCACCCTGCGCGACGGCGAACAGATTCCGCTGCCGATCCGCGCACTCTGGACCGACGACCTGGTCGAGCACGTCGAGCTGACCCCGATGCCGCACGCGGAGACCGCTGGCCTGCTGGCGGCGATCCTGGGCGGCCCGGTCGACGCCGGCTCCGCCGACCGGCTCGGCAAGCTGTCGGCAGGAAATCCGCTGTTGCTGCGGGAGCTGGTGCACGCCGCCAACGGCAGCGCCGAGTTGAAACGCACGTACGGGATCTGGAAGTGGACCGGGCGACTGGAGCTGGCCCCGAACCTGACCGACCTGATCGACACCCGGGTCGGGAAACTCACCGACGGCGTCCGCGCGGTCGTCGAGCTGGTCGCGTTCGGCGAACCACTCGGCCTGCACCTGCTGAACAAGGCCGCCGACCCGGCCGATGTGGAGACCGCCGAGGAACGCGGGCTGATCAGCGTGGTCCAGCACGACCGACGGACCAACGTCCGGCTGGCTCATCCGCTCTACGGCGAGGTGATGCGCCGCCGCTGCCCGGTCAGCCGCACCCGAAGACTTCAGGCACACCTCGCGGAGCTGCTCGAGCAGGTCGGCAAGCGGCGCCGCGACGACCTGCTGCGGGTCGCGGTGTGGCGGCTCGACTCGGGCACCGCGCAGGACCCCGCGTTGTTGGTGGACGCCGCGGTCCAGGCGTTCACCCGCTACGACGTGCCGTTGGCGACCCGCCTGGCCCGTGCCGCGTTGAACGCCGATGGCGGCTCCGACGCGGCGGAGCTGCTCGCCACCATCCTGATGTTCGCCGACCGGCCCGACGAGGCGATCGAAGTCCTCGACGCGGTGACCCCCGATCCCGGCGACGAGCGGCGGTTCTGCCGCTGGCTGACCGTACGCGGGATGGTCAGTTACTGGGGGCTGAGCCGGCAGTCCACGGTGGAGGAGATCGCGAGCCGGGTCGAGCAGCTCAGCGACTCCGCCGACCGGTCCCGGGTGCACGCCTTCGAGGCGATCATGCGCCTGCACCGACTGGACACGACCACCGCGGTGCGGCTCAGCCAACGCGTACTGGACCGGCCGGCGGCCGGCGTCGCCGCCCGCGAGCTGGCCCGCTGCACCATCGCGTACGTCCAGGCCGCACAGGGCCAGCTGACCCGCAGCGGTACGGCGATCGCCCAGGTGCACTCCGCCGTAGCCAACTGGCGCACCGACATGCCGTACCTGCAACTGGCCCTGGAGCTCGCCCGGGGCACCCGGCTCATGCTCACCGGCGACCTGGCCGGGATCGACGCGATCGTGGCCGACGAGTTCGCCGACCTCGCCGGCGCGGGCGACTTCCGGCTCGGCACCGGCTACCTGGCCATCCTCCAGGCGTACGCGTCCCGTCTGCGCGGGCAGAGCGACGCGTCCATGCGTACCTCGCTCGGTGCCTGTGCGGTGCTGGCGACCAGCCGCGTCTACGCCGGTCTGGCTCAGGCCGAACGCGCCCAGTCGGCGGCGCTGCGCGGTGACGCCGCGCAGGCCACTGCGGCGATGGCCGAAGCGGACCGCACCCACGCGCCAGGCATGGCGGTGCTCTACCCGTGGCTGGAGCAGGCCCGGGGCGCGACGCTCGCCGCGTCGGGTGACCTGCCGGGCGCGGTCAAGCACCTCAGCGACCTGGTGGACCGGCTGCGCTCGGACGGCTTCGCCGGGCACGAGGTGCACGTCCTCCACGACCTCGTCCGGCTGGATCAGGCTGGCATGCCGGTGGGGCCCACCTGTTCCGATGGTGGCCGGCGCACGGTGGCGCAACGCCTGGCCGAGCTCTCCGAGCGGGTCGACGGGGTGCTTCCACCGCTGCTGGCCCGGCACGCCCGCGCCGCGGTGACCGACTCCGCCGCGGATCTGCTCGCGGTCGCCGACGACTACGCCGCGCTGGAGTTGACCGTGTACGCGGCCGAGGCGACCTCCCAGGCCGCGCAGCGGTTGCGCCAGCAGCACTCGCCGGCGGCCAACGATGCCCGGGAACGCCTGGCCGCGTTGCTCGGGCGTTGTGACGTGATCCGGACGCCGGCGCTGCACGCGGGCGCGCCGGTGCTGACCGAGCGGGAGTGGCAGGTGGCCCGCCTCGCCGCGCACGGCGCGCCCAGCCGGGCCATCGCCGAGCGGCTCTACCTCTCGGCGCGCACCGTGGAAAATCACCTCCAGCGGATCTACGCGAAGCTCGGCGTGACCGGCCGGGCCGAGCTGTGGGCCGCGCTGCGCGCGATACCGGGCCACGACGGCGGCGACGCGGACTGA
- the ctaD gene encoding aa3-type cytochrome oxidase subunit I gives MTTVAPKPVVTRPWPVREPVKGSAIARLLRTTDAKQIGIMYMITAFVFFMIGGLMALIMRAELARPGLQFLSPEQYNQLFTMHGTIMLLFFATPIVFAFANYIVPIQIGAPDVSFPRLNSFAYWLYLFGGTIATAGFLTPGGAADFGWFAYAPLSSVEHSPGVGANMWIMGLAISGLGTILGAVNMITTVLTLRAPGMTMFRMPIFTWNILVTSLLVILVFPLLAAALFALAADRILGAHVYDAATGGPMLWQHLFWFFGHPEVYIVALPFFGIISEVIPVFSRKPIFGYKGLVAATVAIAALSMSVWAHHMFATGQVLLPFFSFLSYLIAVPTGMKFFNWIGTMWRGQISFETPMLWAVGFLVTFLFGGLTGVLLASPPIDFHVSDSYFVVAHFHYVLFGTIVFAVFAGIYFWFPKMFGRMLDERLGKVHFWLTMIGFHTTFLVQHWLGNEGMPRRYADYLPSDGFTTLNTISTIGAFITGISTLPFIYNCWKSYKTGPVVEVNDPWGHGNSLEWATSSPPPLRNFDRMPRIRSERPAFDAKFPELAAGQSLAGPPEGGAKPLTSESDGGASYREDIASDIDRH, from the coding sequence GTGACCACCGTCGCACCCAAGCCGGTCGTGACCCGGCCCTGGCCGGTCCGGGAGCCGGTCAAGGGGTCGGCCATCGCGCGGCTGCTGCGAACCACGGACGCGAAGCAAATCGGGATCATGTACATGATCACCGCGTTCGTGTTCTTCATGATCGGTGGCCTGATGGCCCTGATCATGCGGGCTGAGCTGGCCCGACCCGGGCTGCAGTTCCTGTCGCCCGAGCAGTACAACCAGCTCTTCACGATGCACGGCACGATCATGTTGCTGTTCTTCGCGACGCCGATCGTGTTCGCCTTCGCGAACTACATCGTGCCGATCCAGATCGGCGCGCCCGACGTTTCCTTCCCCCGTCTGAACAGCTTCGCCTACTGGCTGTACCTGTTCGGCGGCACGATCGCGACCGCCGGTTTCCTCACCCCGGGTGGCGCCGCTGACTTCGGCTGGTTCGCGTACGCGCCGCTGAGCAGCGTCGAGCACTCGCCCGGCGTCGGCGCCAACATGTGGATCATGGGTCTGGCCATCTCCGGCCTGGGCACCATCCTCGGCGCGGTGAACATGATCACCACGGTGCTGACCCTGCGCGCACCCGGTATGACCATGTTCCGGATGCCGATCTTCACGTGGAACATCCTGGTCACCAGCCTTCTGGTGATCCTGGTCTTCCCGCTGCTGGCCGCCGCGCTCTTCGCGCTCGCCGCGGACCGCATCCTCGGCGCCCACGTGTACGACGCGGCAACCGGTGGGCCGATGCTCTGGCAGCATCTGTTCTGGTTCTTCGGGCATCCCGAGGTCTACATCGTCGCGCTGCCGTTCTTCGGCATCATCAGCGAGGTCATCCCGGTCTTCTCCCGCAAGCCGATCTTCGGCTACAAGGGTCTGGTCGCCGCGACCGTCGCGATCGCCGCGCTCTCCATGAGCGTCTGGGCGCACCACATGTTCGCCACCGGCCAGGTGCTGCTGCCGTTCTTCAGCTTCCTCAGCTACCTGATCGCCGTGCCGACCGGTATGAAGTTCTTCAACTGGATCGGCACGATGTGGCGGGGCCAGATCAGCTTCGAGACGCCCATGCTCTGGGCGGTCGGCTTCCTGGTCACCTTCCTCTTCGGTGGTCTCACCGGTGTGCTACTGGCCAGCCCGCCGATCGACTTCCACGTGTCGGACTCGTACTTCGTGGTGGCGCACTTCCACTACGTGCTCTTCGGCACGATCGTGTTCGCGGTCTTCGCCGGCATCTACTTCTGGTTCCCGAAGATGTTCGGCCGGATGCTCGACGAGCGCCTGGGCAAGGTGCACTTCTGGCTCACCATGATCGGGTTCCACACCACGTTCCTGGTGCAGCACTGGCTCGGCAACGAGGGCATGCCCCGTCGGTACGCCGACTACCTGCCCAGCGACGGCTTCACCACGCTGAACACGATCTCCACGATCGGCGCGTTCATCACCGGTATCTCCACGCTGCCGTTCATCTACAACTGCTGGAAGTCGTACAAGACCGGCCCGGTGGTCGAGGTGAACGACCCCTGGGGTCACGGCAACTCGCTGGAGTGGGCGACCAGCAGCCCGCCGCCGCTGCGCAACTTCGACCGGATGCCCCGCATCCGCTCCGAGCGGCCGGCGTTCGACGCGAAGTTCCCGGAGCTGGCTGCCGGCCAGAGCCTGGCCGGCCCGCCGGAGGGCGGCGCCAAGCCGCTCACCAGCGAGTCGGACGGCGGGGCCAGCTACCGCGAGGACATCGCAAGCGACATCGATCGGCACTGA
- a CDS encoding nicotinate phosphoribosyltransferase — protein sequence MSINHPALLTDHYELTMVSAALKDGTADRRCVFEVFSRRLPSGRRYGVVAGTARLIELIRDFRFDPAEVDFLLRTGVVDETAAAWLTDYRFTGDIEGYAEGELFFPGSPILTVSGGFAECVVLETLALSVLNHDCAVAAAAARMVTAARGRALIEMGSRRAHEEAAVAAARAAYLAGFRFTSNLAAGARYGIPTAGTAAHAFTLLHDDERAAFASQVATLGKDTTLLVDTYDISQGIRNAIAVAGPELRAVRIDSGDLAVIAQQSRELLDSLGATETKIIVSGDLDEYSIASLAAEPVDMYGAGTAVVTGSGAPTAGLVYKLVEVEGRPVVKRSEHKATIGGRKVAVRRHKPTGTATEEIIVPQGVPDRRPNDRMLQHSFVVAGEPVTLPTLDESREHLRECLISIPWEGLKLSAGDPAVPVTVVPAE from the coding sequence GTGAGCATCAACCACCCCGCGCTGCTGACCGACCACTACGAGCTGACCATGGTCAGCGCGGCACTGAAGGACGGCACCGCCGACCGCCGGTGTGTCTTCGAGGTGTTCAGCCGCCGGCTGCCGAGCGGCCGCCGGTACGGCGTGGTCGCCGGCACGGCCCGGCTGATCGAGCTGATCCGCGACTTCCGGTTCGACCCCGCGGAGGTCGACTTCCTGCTCCGGACCGGGGTGGTCGACGAAACGGCGGCGGCCTGGCTCACCGACTACCGCTTCACCGGCGACATCGAGGGGTACGCCGAGGGTGAGCTCTTCTTCCCCGGCTCACCGATCCTGACCGTCTCCGGCGGTTTCGCCGAGTGTGTGGTGCTGGAGACGCTGGCGCTCTCCGTGCTCAACCACGACTGTGCGGTGGCCGCAGCGGCGGCGCGGATGGTGACCGCCGCGCGAGGTCGGGCGCTGATCGAGATGGGGTCGCGTCGGGCGCACGAGGAGGCGGCGGTGGCGGCGGCGCGGGCCGCGTACCTGGCCGGTTTCCGGTTCACGTCCAACCTCGCCGCCGGCGCGCGCTACGGCATCCCCACGGCCGGTACGGCGGCGCACGCGTTCACCCTGCTGCACGACGACGAGCGGGCGGCGTTCGCCTCGCAGGTAGCCACGCTGGGCAAGGACACGACACTGCTGGTCGACACGTACGACATCAGCCAGGGCATCCGCAACGCGATCGCGGTGGCCGGGCCGGAGCTGCGGGCGGTTCGGATCGACTCGGGCGACCTGGCGGTGATCGCCCAGCAGTCTCGGGAGCTGCTCGACTCGCTGGGCGCCACCGAGACCAAGATCATCGTTTCCGGCGACCTGGACGAGTACTCGATCGCCTCGCTGGCCGCCGAACCCGTGGACATGTACGGCGCCGGCACGGCTGTGGTCACCGGCTCCGGCGCACCGACCGCCGGGCTGGTCTACAAGCTCGTCGAGGTCGAGGGACGGCCGGTGGTGAAGCGCTCCGAGCACAAGGCGACCATCGGTGGCCGGAAGGTAGCGGTCCGACGGCACAAGCCGACCGGCACCGCGACCGAGGAGATCATCGTCCCGCAGGGCGTGCCGGACCGGCGGCCCAACGACCGCATGCTCCAACACTCCTTCGTGGTCGCCGGCGAGCCGGTCACGCTGCCCACCCTCGACGAGTCGCGGGAGCACCTGCGCGAATGCCTGATCTCCATCCCGTGGGAGGGGCTGAAGCTCTCGGCCGGCGACCCAGCCGTGCCGGTAACCGTCGTACCCGCCGAGTGA
- a CDS encoding isochorismatase family protein: MANALIIVDVQNDFCEGGSLAVVGGAGVAAGISRLLAAEPERWAHVVATKDYHVDPGAHFGDPPDFVESWPRHCVVGTTGSEFHPELDTGRIEVIFHKGEHAAAYSGFEGHADDGECLADWLRRHDVDQVDVVGIATDHCVRATALDAAREGFATTVLLELTAAVAPATTDVALRAMDGAGVTLHGQPVIRAA, encoded by the coding sequence ATGGCCAACGCGCTGATCATCGTGGACGTGCAGAACGACTTCTGCGAGGGCGGCTCGCTGGCCGTCGTGGGTGGCGCCGGGGTGGCCGCGGGCATCTCCCGGCTGCTCGCCGCCGAGCCGGAGCGGTGGGCGCACGTGGTCGCCACCAAGGATTACCACGTCGACCCGGGTGCGCACTTCGGCGATCCACCGGACTTCGTGGAGTCCTGGCCCCGGCACTGTGTGGTTGGCACCACCGGGTCGGAGTTCCACCCCGAGCTGGACACCGGTCGGATCGAGGTGATCTTCCACAAGGGCGAGCACGCCGCGGCGTACTCCGGGTTCGAGGGGCACGCCGACGACGGCGAGTGCCTGGCCGACTGGCTGCGCCGGCACGACGTGGACCAGGTCGACGTGGTCGGCATCGCCACCGACCACTGCGTCCGGGCGACCGCGCTGGACGCCGCCCGCGAGGGCTTCGCGACCACCGTGCTGCTCGAGTTGACCGCCGCCGTCGCACCGGCGACCACCGACGTGGCACTACGTGCCATGGACGGTGCCGGGGTGACCCTGCACGGCCAGCCTGTGATCAGGGCCGCATGA